The genomic window CGGCTCGGCGACTCTTGATGATTTCGCCGGTCTGGACTCAGATAATATGAGGGATTTAGCCACGGCTTTGCAGCAACGCAGCAGTTTGAGCCTAAATGCAACACAACCGACGGCAGGCGGTGACGGGAGGGAGGTGTTGAGCGCCAAGGCCGGGCGTTGGACCGGGTGGGTGGTGAAGGTGTAAAGAGCATGCATATTTCGTATAAGATGCCGTTGTCCGGCATCGACCCGGTCCCGACGCCACGCTTTGTTCCATCTCGGCAGCTGAGACCAACACAGGGCGCATTTAGGTCGGCCCCCCTGCTGCCCATTCTTCCCCCCCTCACACCCTCACACCCGTCCATCCACGGCTACATCTGGACGGTGGCGTGGATAAGACCGGGCACTCCCCTTGCTCTGGCAACCCTCCCTCTCTCAAGCACCTACCTGGTGAAGGCCGGCTTACCGTTGATGCCGCCAGGTCTATTAACCAGATCACAAGACGTGCGGATCCCAATCTTGCCTGGTACTTGGGCGTCTTCTTTTCTCAGAGGAGATCCTTATGTTTCCTTCTACCTTGGCAAGGGCTACGATCCGTTATCCTTCAAGGCCCTGAACCGAGGATCGCCAATCGTCAAGCCGACGAAGGGAACCGGAGGCGTCTGAGACCCCACAATTTTCCCTGGAGCTCGGAGCCTCGGAGCGATGCCGGCCAAATCATTACATCGTTGGGATGGACCTAGATATTTCGAAAGTAGGCTGGAGTCAGGGACACCGTCGTCACCGCCATCCTGGCGTCCGGACCGACATCATGGGACGCGGCACAGAGGACCGGCGCCAGGGGAATCTTCGTTTGTGAGAGCACGAATTTGATCGACTGGGGTAATGAAAGGCTTGCTGTGGTGGAAGATTCCACAGCCGGCATGGTCTGGGCTCCTGAAGCACTGCGGGATCCAGCGAAAGGCATGATAGGCAACCGGAAACCATGGCCTTGGACCTAAACATGGATCGCTTACTGTCTACTGGAGCAATTCCCCGTCCACTGGGCATTCAAGGTTTTGTGGCAGCATGTCAGAGTTGGCCACCACAAGCATACCCAACTCACCGACCTCTATTAAGTAGCCGGCCTCGGACACTCGCCACGGCGGCATCTCCTCCAACAACCGCATCCGCTACGCCTACACGCGCGACTTCGAGCCCTTCACCGCCTCGCAGACCTTCAACGACAAGTCCTTCAACGACATGTCCTTCATCGACAAGTCGCCCATCGACGTTATCAGCCTGAACATCCTCCCTGTCTCCAACGGCAGCGACTCAACCTCGACCACGACCACCTTCCTCCGCTTCATGACAGACGAGACCCGCATGAACGTGTTCGTCAAGGTCTCCGAGACCGGGCTGTTCGGCAGGGGAacgcggccgggcggcggcgcgggccatCATTTAGCGCGACATGGGTAgg from Thermothielavioides terrestris NRRL 8126 chromosome 1, complete sequence includes these protein-coding regions:
- a CDS encoding glycoside hydrolase family 43 protein (CAZy_ID 270171); protein product: MPPGLLTRSQDVRIPILPGTWASSFLRGDPYVSFYLGKGYDPLSFKALNRGSPIVKPTKGTGGAGVRDTVVTAILASGPTSWDAAQRTGARGIFVCESTNLIDWGNERLAVVEDSTAGMPASDTRHGGISSNNRIRYAYTRDFEPFTASQTFNDKSFNDMSFIDKSPIDVISLNILPVSNGSDSTSTTTTFLRFMTDETRMNVFVKVSETGLFGRGTRPGGGAGHHLARHGAHLLLDFYGGDGYHLRESTSWGSNGGSTVSDRTGLPKNLRHGSVLPVDGRAYDALKASQVV